The following coding sequences are from one Halomonas sp. HAL1 window:
- a CDS encoding phosphoglycolate phosphatase, with the protein MTVHSIRLTERYSGLHSALQGKRLIAFDLDGTLIDSVPDLAAAVAHALKALDLRQPSEAEVRDWVGNGAPVLVEKALTWALQTPPTPALQQRGYDTFMDYYGAAPHVLTTLYSGVQQALQGLHQQGMTLVLITNKPERFIEPLLQHFELLDYFTLWVGGDSLAEKKPHPLPLLHAARTCQIPAAECVMVGDSRHDIAAGKAAGFTTVALPYGYNHGEPIEESHPDLVLSSLTELLATTSQTTKAIE; encoded by the coding sequence ATGACGGTGCATTCCATACGATTGACAGAACGATATTCAGGACTACATTCAGCACTGCAGGGTAAGCGGCTGATTGCGTTCGACTTGGATGGCACGTTGATTGATTCGGTACCTGATCTTGCCGCCGCGGTGGCGCATGCTCTAAAGGCGCTTGATCTACGCCAGCCAAGCGAAGCAGAGGTGCGTGATTGGGTCGGTAATGGGGCGCCGGTATTAGTCGAAAAAGCCCTAACCTGGGCGTTACAGACGCCTCCCACGCCCGCACTCCAGCAGCGCGGCTATGATACTTTTATGGATTACTATGGCGCCGCGCCCCATGTTCTCACAACGCTCTATTCGGGCGTTCAGCAAGCGCTTCAGGGGCTGCACCAGCAAGGAATGACACTGGTGCTAATTACCAATAAGCCTGAGCGTTTTATTGAGCCGCTCTTACAGCACTTTGAACTGTTGGACTATTTTACACTCTGGGTGGGCGGTGATTCACTGGCTGAAAAAAAGCCTCATCCATTGCCGCTGCTGCATGCTGCCCGCACGTGCCAGATTCCAGCCGCTGAGTGTGTGATGGTGGGTGATTCCCGGCATGATATTGCTGCTGGTAAAGCGGCAGGCTTTACTACCGTAGCGTTACCGTACGGCTACAACCACGGCGAGCCAATCGAAGAGAGTCACCCTGACCTAGTGCTCTCTTCGTTAACAGAATTGCTGGCAACTACTTCCCAGACGA
- the cysP gene encoding thiosulfate ABC transporter substrate-binding protein CysP, with protein MTLPTIFRRSLIAVALGVTVSGTAAAQERELLNSSYDIARELFAAINPEFQAWWQEEHGEEIAISQSHGGSSAQARAILQGLRADVVTFNQVTDVQVLADAGLVAEDWQDAFENNASPYYSTTAFLVRKGNPKGIESWDDLVQEDVEMVFPNPKTSGNGRYTYLAAWGFAENEFDGDEEQIEEFMSTFLANVAVFDTGGRGATTSFIEREIGDVLISFESEVNNIRSEYGSDDYEVIVPPVSILAEFPVAVVGENAERNGNSDLAQSYLEYLYTEETQRLLAGFNYRVHNEAVVEEFADQFPETELLEVDDVFGSWDEVMETHFGSGGRLDQLQRR; from the coding sequence ATGACGTTGCCGACAATTTTCCGCCGCAGCCTAATTGCAGTTGCACTGGGCGTCACGGTCAGTGGTACCGCTGCAGCCCAGGAGCGTGAACTGCTCAATTCGTCCTACGATATCGCTCGTGAGCTGTTTGCCGCGATTAACCCTGAGTTTCAGGCGTGGTGGCAGGAAGAGCACGGTGAAGAGATTGCCATTAGCCAGTCTCACGGCGGTTCTTCTGCACAGGCGCGTGCCATCCTGCAGGGCCTACGAGCCGATGTGGTGACCTTTAACCAGGTGACTGACGTACAAGTACTCGCGGATGCTGGGCTGGTAGCAGAAGATTGGCAAGACGCATTTGAGAACAATGCCTCGCCCTACTACTCCACTACCGCTTTCCTGGTGCGTAAAGGCAACCCAAAAGGCATCGAAAGCTGGGACGATCTAGTCCAAGAAGACGTAGAAATGGTCTTCCCTAACCCGAAAACCTCGGGTAATGGCCGCTACACCTACTTAGCTGCCTGGGGCTTTGCCGAGAACGAATTTGATGGCGATGAAGAGCAAATCGAAGAGTTCATGAGCACCTTCTTAGCCAACGTGGCGGTATTTGATACCGGCGGCCGTGGCGCGACGACCAGCTTTATTGAGCGAGAAATTGGCGATGTACTGATTAGCTTCGAGTCTGAAGTTAACAATATTCGTAGCGAGTACGGCAGCGACGATTACGAAGTGATCGTGCCCCCGGTCAGCATCCTGGCCGAGTTCCCCGTTGCCGTTGTCGGCGAAAACGCTGAGCGCAACGGCAACAGCGACTTGGCCCAAAGCTACCTTGAGTACCTCTACACCGAAGAGACTCAGCGCCTGCTGGCAGGCTTTAACTACCGGGTGCATAACGAAGCCGTGGTCGAAGAGTTTGCCGACCAGTTCCCGGAGACCGAATTACTCGAAGTAGACGACGTGTTTGGTAGCTGGGACGAGGTAATGGAGACTCACTTTGGCAGTGGCGGCCGACTCGACCAGTTACAGCGCCGCTAA
- a CDS encoding NAD(P)/FAD-dependent oxidoreductase has product MAIPRIVIVGGGAGGLALATRLGHTLGKRKRAEIVLLDRNTTHVWKPLLHELATGVLNSSMDEVDYRGHSSAHFYRYQRGSLTGVDRQQQVLRLAPVKDEDGAEVLPARELTYDYLVMALGSVSNDFGTPGVAEHCHFIDSPQQAKAFQRDMINTFLRYTDPTLRQHTQLTIGIVGGGATGVELAAELFDASRMLNAYGVTAIDHQHISVHLLEAAPRLLPGLSDRVSQTVKTELEKMGVTVHTDTAIKEAQAHRLITDNGEEIKTDINVWAAGIKAPPFLTELGLTTNKKNQIEVKRSLQSVDDERIFALGDCASCPMGDEGTVPPRAQAAHQQAKLLAKNLVNQLEDKPLQDFRYRDHGSLVSLARYDAVGNLMRSGASKGLFLEGWLARQAYASLYRTHQLSIHGPTKTGLSWLVDKLNKYLKPRMKLH; this is encoded by the coding sequence ATGGCCATACCCAGGATTGTGATTGTCGGCGGTGGCGCGGGTGGGCTAGCCCTCGCTACGCGGCTAGGGCATACATTAGGCAAGCGTAAACGCGCAGAGATTGTGTTGTTGGATCGTAACACCACCCACGTTTGGAAGCCTTTGCTCCATGAACTGGCGACCGGCGTGCTTAATTCCAGTATGGACGAGGTGGATTATCGCGGACATTCGTCTGCTCACTTCTACCGTTATCAGCGAGGTTCACTGACGGGTGTGGATCGCCAGCAGCAAGTCCTACGTTTAGCCCCCGTTAAAGACGAAGATGGCGCTGAGGTACTGCCTGCCCGCGAGTTAACCTATGACTACTTAGTGATGGCGTTGGGTAGTGTTTCCAATGACTTCGGCACGCCCGGCGTCGCCGAGCACTGCCACTTTATTGATTCGCCCCAGCAGGCCAAAGCGTTTCAGCGCGATATGATCAATACCTTCCTGCGCTATACCGACCCCACCCTGCGCCAGCATACCCAGTTGACTATTGGCATTGTGGGCGGCGGCGCAACAGGGGTAGAGCTTGCCGCCGAGCTATTTGATGCCTCACGTATGCTCAATGCCTATGGCGTAACGGCGATAGATCATCAGCACATTAGCGTACACTTGCTAGAGGCTGCGCCACGCTTACTGCCTGGGCTTTCTGACCGGGTCAGCCAGACCGTTAAAACAGAGCTTGAGAAAATGGGCGTCACCGTTCATACCGATACGGCGATCAAGGAAGCACAAGCGCATCGGCTGATTACCGACAACGGTGAGGAGATCAAGACGGATATTAATGTGTGGGCAGCGGGTATCAAAGCGCCGCCATTTCTAACCGAACTTGGCCTGACGACTAACAAGAAAAATCAGATCGAAGTGAAACGTAGCCTGCAAAGTGTCGACGATGAACGAATATTCGCACTTGGCGACTGCGCCAGTTGCCCGATGGGAGACGAGGGTACCGTGCCGCCTCGCGCTCAAGCGGCGCATCAACAAGCCAAGTTATTAGCCAAAAACCTGGTTAACCAACTGGAAGATAAGCCATTACAGGATTTTCGCTACCGTGATCATGGCTCACTGGTGTCACTGGCGCGCTACGATGCAGTGGGTAATTTGATGCGTAGCGGAGCCTCCAAAGGTCTGTTTTTGGAAGGCTGGCTGGCACGCCAAGCCTATGCTTCGTTATATCGTACGCATCAGCTCTCAATTCATGGGCCGACAAAAACGGGGCTGTCATGGCTGGTGGATAAGCTCAATAAGTATTTAAAACCACGCATGAAATTACACTAA
- the rpe gene encoding ribulose-phosphate 3-epimerase — protein sequence MTAAHDFLIAPSILSADFARLGEEVDNVLAAGADVVHFDVMDNHYVPNLTIGPMVCKALRKHGVTAPIDVHLMVKPVDRMISDFIEAGASYITFHPEASEHVDRSLQLIRDGGCKAGLVFNPATPLSYLDYVMDKVDMVLLMSVNPGFGGQSFIPGTLSKLREARARIDASHYDIRLEIDGGVKVDNIAEIAAAGADTFVAGSAIFSAHQASDPHGYDTVLKQLRAALATA from the coding sequence ATGACCGCTGCGCATGATTTTCTCATTGCCCCCTCTATTTTATCAGCTGATTTTGCCCGGTTGGGTGAAGAAGTGGATAACGTGCTGGCTGCAGGTGCCGATGTGGTGCACTTCGATGTAATGGATAATCACTATGTACCTAACCTCACGATTGGCCCTATGGTGTGCAAAGCGCTGCGTAAGCACGGCGTAACGGCGCCCATTGATGTGCATTTGATGGTCAAGCCAGTCGACCGCATGATCAGCGACTTTATTGAGGCAGGTGCCAGCTATATCACCTTTCACCCTGAAGCCTCTGAGCACGTTGACCGTTCGCTGCAGTTGATCCGCGATGGTGGCTGTAAGGCCGGTTTAGTGTTTAATCCCGCAACGCCGCTCTCCTATCTCGACTACGTGATGGATAAAGTCGATATGGTACTGCTGATGAGCGTTAATCCAGGCTTTGGTGGCCAGTCATTTATTCCTGGTACGCTGAGCAAGCTGCGCGAGGCACGGGCGCGCATTGATGCATCACACTATGATATCCGCTTGGAAATCGACGGCGGAGTAAAAGTGGATAACATTGCTGAGATTGCCGCCGCTGGCGCCGATACCTTTGTAGCAGGCTCCGCTATTTTCAGTGCCCACCAAGCCAGCGACCCGCACGGCTACGACACAGTACTCAAACAACTGCGGGCGGCGCTGGCGACGGCGTAA